The following coding sequences lie in one Rutidosis leptorrhynchoides isolate AG116_Rl617_1_P2 chromosome 4, CSIRO_AGI_Rlap_v1, whole genome shotgun sequence genomic window:
- the LOC139842582 gene encoding F-box protein At2g35280-like yields MEVTQPKTIENLPQDMLVEILSRVGSYSSDQLFMCKSVCKSFSKLSKDLLVLKRLSLDRWPLLLWGNPRFFVFLFRCTIFGNPNAIFRWGLIGYFDGRHIDYGLECLKQASNSQLKEAVYVYGLIMFASCKIEEKHVGLQILNETFPPELEMVAAVRTRVFDLLRCLWLFNRRPFADVATSCPISDHRGYFPHIHGFELTIPECMSCFWAYELGVFVNRFAYN; encoded by the coding sequence atggaAGTTACTCAACCGAAGACGATCGAAAatcttccacaagatatgcttGTGGAAATTTTATCTCGAGTTGGAAGTTACTCATCCGACCAGTTGTTCATGTGTAAGTCGGTTTGCAAAAGCTTTTCGAAGCTTTCCAAAGATCTTTTAGTATTAAAAAGGCTTTCCCTAGATCGGTGGCCTCTATTACTTTGGGGAAACCCTAGATTCTTTGTTTTTTTATTTCGTTGTACGATTTTTGGAAACCCTAATGCGATATTTCGCTGGGGTTTGATAGGTTATTTTGACGGTAGACATATCGATTATGGGCTTGAATGTCTCAAGCAAGCTTCGAACAGCCAACTTAAAGAGgctgtttatgtttatggtttaatAATGTTTGCCTCTTGCAAAATAGAGGAAAAGCATGTCGGTTTACAAATTTTGAATGAAACATTCCCACCAGAGCTGGAGATGGTGGCTGCGGTGAGAACAAGGGTTTTTGATTTGCTGCGATGTTTATGGTTATTTAACCGCCGTCCTTTTGCTGACGTGGCAACGTCGTGCCCTATCTCTGACCACCGTGGTTATTTTCCACACATCCATGGGTTTGAACTCACGATACCGGAATGCATGTCGTGTTTTTGGGCCTATGAGTTGGGTGTTTTTGTAAACCGATTTGCATATAACTAG